The following is a genomic window from Lactococcus carnosus.
TCTAAGTCACTGAATTCTTTAATTGCTGCGATTTCGAGTAGCATTGGTAAGTTAACACCTGTCACAACATCTGCTAGTGGATTATTGAACACCAGTTGCACTGCTGAGTTATAAGGTGTGCCGCCAAACACGTCTACTAAAAATAAAATGGGTTCATCTGGAAACTTATCCATTACAGTTTGATACTTGTCTTGAAGTTGCGGAATCCCTTCACCTTTCAAAAACGGTACAGCGATAATTTTATCGTCATGACCAAAAATCATTTCAAAAGCATCTAGTAAGCCTGTTGACAATTGACCATGCCCACTGACAATAATTGCTGTCATACTTTTTCTCCTCTTCTTTTTCTTTACACTTATATAAGAGCAAGAAGTGTGCCAAACAGTGTTTTTTAGCAAAATTATTTTTAAACCGCCGTTTTGTAAGGGGTTTCAAAAACAAAAAAAGAGGGAATCTCTCAAAAGAAACACTCTTTAAAACAGTTGACAAAATATTGAAACACTTTTTTTACTTATGAAACACTTGTTGCCTCAGCAAGTATT
Proteins encoded in this region:
- a CDS encoding mannose/fructose/sorbose PTS transporter subunit IIA encodes the protein MTAIIVSGHGQLSTGLLDAFEMIFGHDDKIIAVPFLKGEGIPQLQDKYQTVMDKFPDEPILFLVDVFGGTPYNSAVQLVFNNPLADVVTGVNLPMLLEIAAIKEFSDLDALKQQLKLINQEGFKIFSEVISAAKTTDPIDDEEDDLL